In Nocardia asteroides, the following proteins share a genomic window:
- a CDS encoding HAD family hydrolase, whose translation MASLGGAPKLIALDVDGTLLATGLGISARVVAAVRAAVTAGAHVVVTTGRTVMTTRPVLRELGLIEGHALCSNGAIHLDVARGEPVAVQSFDPGPAVLALRALFPDMIFAAERVGEDPWATGHGPGEFSIGEFLLVDHQRLSSEPTPRLNGWWPGGSIEEMLRLLASLEVPDTSWVHGEFGPWVTVSRRGVTKGWALERLRCALGVAPDATLAIGDGFNDREMLSWAAHSVAMASSPDSVLALADEVTGDVTEDGVATVLERWFAA comes from the coding sequence ATGGCATCACTCGGGGGAGCGCCGAAACTGATCGCGCTCGACGTGGACGGGACCCTGTTGGCGACGGGGCTGGGGATCAGCGCGCGGGTCGTGGCCGCGGTGCGGGCGGCGGTGACGGCGGGGGCGCATGTCGTGGTGACGACCGGGCGCACCGTCATGACCACGCGTCCGGTGCTGCGGGAGCTGGGGCTCATCGAGGGGCATGCGCTGTGTTCCAACGGCGCCATCCATCTCGACGTGGCCCGCGGCGAGCCGGTCGCGGTGCAGTCGTTCGATCCGGGCCCGGCCGTGCTCGCCCTGCGCGCGCTGTTCCCGGACATGATCTTCGCCGCCGAACGGGTGGGGGAGGACCCCTGGGCGACAGGCCACGGGCCGGGTGAGTTCTCGATCGGCGAGTTCCTGCTCGTCGACCATCAGCGGCTGAGCAGCGAGCCGACCCCGCGATTGAACGGCTGGTGGCCCGGCGGCAGCATCGAGGAGATGCTGCGCCTGCTCGCCTCGCTCGAGGTGCCCGACACCTCGTGGGTGCACGGCGAATTCGGCCCGTGGGTCACGGTTTCGCGCCGGGGCGTCACGAAAGGCTGGGCGCTGGAACGGCTCCGGTGCGCGCTGGGTGTCGCGCCCGACGCCACCCTGGCCATCGGCGACGGCTTCAACGATCGCGAGATGCTGAGCTGGGCGGCCCACTCGGTCGCGATGGCGAGTTCACCCGATTCGGTACTCGCCCTGGCCGACGAGGTCACCGGCGACGTCACCGAGGACGGT